In a single window of the Niabella ginsenosidivorans genome:
- a CDS encoding glycoside hydrolase family protein, with product MSKIFLAAGFVLLCLNKAGAQNEGPEKPLIAGAWVHIFDPNDTRSKEDTTWYTNDHTFIRDRKGIWHAYGIIGHHPVRPWGGETKFFHITARSLTQPTWEDHDYALTAKEGAERVLWAPYVFYEKGLYHMFYNIGNLQQHAPDYASWGQLCMATSKDLYHWKRYALNPFFSDAGHARDSYVMQYKGSYYYYYTRTFNEIDHRSVVAVRMGPDLLHWSGPKVVHIQPYKVDWGGDAESPFVVRRGKLFYLFICRAMTAYNQTDIYWSADPENFPVENLVGSLPVHAAEIIYDKKEGWFISNTGWDKKGLYLAPLKWAPE from the coding sequence ATGAGCAAGATATTTTTAGCAGCAGGTTTTGTTTTGCTTTGCTTGAATAAAGCAGGGGCACAAAATGAAGGGCCTGAAAAACCCCTGATTGCCGGAGCCTGGGTCCATATTTTTGATCCCAATGATACCCGGTCAAAAGAAGATACAACCTGGTACACAAATGATCATACGTTTATCAGGGATCGTAAGGGCATCTGGCATGCATATGGCATTATTGGACATCACCCGGTACGGCCCTGGGGCGGGGAAACAAAATTTTTTCATATTACCGCACGGTCGCTCACCCAGCCCACATGGGAAGACCATGATTATGCCCTTACGGCAAAAGAAGGAGCAGAGCGGGTATTGTGGGCACCCTATGTGTTTTACGAAAAAGGTCTTTATCATATGTTCTATAATATAGGGAATTTGCAGCAGCATGCGCCGGATTATGCATCCTGGGGCCAGCTGTGTATGGCCACCAGCAAAGACCTGTACCATTGGAAGCGGTATGCATTGAATCCTTTTTTCAGCGATGCGGGGCATGCACGGGATTCTTATGTAATGCAATACAAAGGCAGCTATTATTACTACTATACGCGCACCTTTAATGAAATAGATCATCGCTCCGTAGTAGCTGTAAGAATGGGACCTGATCTATTACACTGGAGCGGCCCTAAAGTGGTGCACATACAACCTTATAAGGTAGATTGGGGTGGTGATGCCGAGAGCCCCTTTGTTGTACGCCGTGGTAAATTATTTTACCTGTTTATCTGCCGGGCTATGACGGCATATAACCAGACGGATATTTATTGGTCTGCCGATCCCGAAAATTTTCCGGTTGAGAATCTGGTGGGCAGCCTGCCGGTACATGCTGCTGAAATTATTTACGATAAAAAGGAAGGCTGGTTTATTTCCAATACCGGCTGGGATAAAAAAGGATTATATCTGGCGCCGTTGAAATGGGCTCCTGAATAA
- a CDS encoding glycoside hydrolase family protein codes for MVSLTTVGQKTTYRYVPVIDGNWWTITTNPDLGKYTSPKQEPVDFGVWQAADGTWQLWSCIRGTRVGGNTRLFFGWEGKNITDTNWSPKGITMMADTTVGETKGGLQAPYVFSERNRYYMFYGDWNHICLATSTDGKNFKRALNTKGTPALFSGNMANTRDPMVIKIDHTYYCYYSAHLLKDDPAIAIKSAVYCRQSADMQTWSEPVIVSDGGSPAKQTSWYGGASECPFVVKIDHQYVLFRNQNYGKNALNTQYSSPNPLDFGIDNDRYQVGQLAVAAPEIIKVNNQYYIIALKPDLNGMQAAKLRFVKEAAK; via the coding sequence ATGGTAAGTTTAACCACTGTTGGGCAAAAGACAACTTACCGCTATGTTCCGGTAATCGATGGCAATTGGTGGACAATTACCACTAATCCCGATCTTGGTAAATACACCTCTCCCAAACAGGAACCTGTAGATTTTGGAGTTTGGCAGGCAGCAGATGGTACCTGGCAATTATGGTCGTGCATACGCGGTACCAGAGTGGGAGGAAATACACGTTTATTTTTTGGCTGGGAAGGGAAAAATATCACCGATACCAATTGGTCACCCAAAGGAATAACTATGATGGCGGATACGACCGTGGGTGAAACTAAGGGCGGCCTGCAGGCTCCCTATGTATTTAGTGAGCGAAATAGATATTATATGTTTTATGGCGACTGGAATCATATCTGTCTGGCCACAAGCACTGATGGAAAAAATTTTAAGCGTGCTTTGAATACAAAAGGTACCCCTGCGCTGTTTTCCGGCAACATGGCAAATACCCGCGATCCAATGGTGATAAAAATTGATCATACCTATTATTGTTATTATAGTGCACATTTATTAAAAGACGATCCGGCTATTGCTATAAAGTCGGCGGTATATTGCCGGCAGTCGGCGGATATGCAAACCTGGAGTGAACCTGTAATTGTTTCAGACGGTGGTTCACCGGCCAAACAAACCAGCTGGTACGGTGGTGCATCTGAGTGCCCTTTTGTAGTTAAAATAGATCATCAATACGTGCTTTTCCGTAATCAGAATTATGGCAAAAATGCTTTAAATACACAATATTCATCGCCCAACCCGCTGGATTTTGGTATTGATAATGACCGGTATCAGGTGGGGCAGTTAGCGGTAGCAGCTCCCGAGATCATTAAAGTAAATAATCAATATTATATCATTGCACTTAAACCGGATTTGAACGGCATGCAGGCAGCCAAATTACGATTTGTAAAAGAAGCGGCAAAATGA
- a CDS encoding DUF4091 domain-containing protein, with translation MKFLIKPLLVFLNVHCLFFANANSDTIQRNMDTWLVSSLQRVFPQSPVKTTPELEILAARSGRVSFQVAFHSNMKDQTHISCNVENAAEVNPQVRLVGLVPMPHFNTDVSKEELDGTGYLPGWLPDPLYPVNKTEANPFESRSFWITLHIPATLAPGIHRYPVRLTWQEGREEKSSTLYVNVRVGSLVIQPRKDFHVTHWWRGEAISLQYKTKLFDEKWWQLTRACMKNLIEHGNDVAFIQNFFELRAVFQQPCQMLIVKEPSPGRYEFDWSLVKRFVAMCRELGYKKFEWAHLWLYWGVQNAMHIYKKEGDAYRLLWDENLPATSGIYINFLKQYLPSLHDFLLKENMLNDSYFHLSDEPWSEHIDNYKKARDILRRLAPWMKVMDALSDVRYGREHLTDIPVPIISSDEAYRKENIPHWVYFCTGPRNKWLNRLYDTPLAKIRMSGWLFYRLKAQGFLHWGYNFWYKLDREEAGDPFTEGAAYAYPGIAAGDPFAVYPGPDGPYDSIRWEVFSESLQDYAILQTAGVQPDDVLLSALHSYEDFPKSEQWINEALKKVFNKDQ, from the coding sequence ATGAAATTTTTAATAAAGCCCTTACTTGTTTTTCTGAATGTACATTGCCTGTTTTTTGCAAATGCAAATTCGGATACTATTCAACGCAATATGGATACATGGCTGGTCAGCTCCCTGCAACGTGTATTCCCTCAATCTCCTGTAAAAACAACTCCGGAGCTGGAGATCCTGGCAGCGCGGAGCGGACGCGTTTCTTTCCAGGTCGCTTTTCATAGTAATATGAAAGATCAGACTCACATTTCCTGTAATGTAGAAAATGCCGCAGAAGTGAATCCGCAGGTGCGATTGGTAGGGCTGGTTCCCATGCCGCATTTTAACACAGATGTTAGCAAAGAAGAACTGGATGGAACAGGTTATTTACCAGGCTGGCTGCCCGATCCTCTGTACCCTGTAAACAAAACAGAAGCCAATCCATTTGAAAGCCGCTCGTTCTGGATTACCCTTCATATTCCTGCAACGCTGGCCCCGGGCATACACCGCTACCCGGTACGGCTGACCTGGCAGGAAGGCAGGGAAGAAAAGAGCAGCACATTGTATGTAAATGTAAGAGTGGGCTCTTTAGTCATTCAGCCGAGGAAGGACTTTCATGTAACGCACTGGTGGCGCGGGGAAGCGATCTCCTTACAATATAAGACAAAGCTATTTGACGAAAAGTGGTGGCAATTAACGCGTGCCTGCATGAAAAACCTGATTGAACATGGTAACGATGTGGCGTTTATCCAGAATTTTTTTGAATTAAGGGCCGTCTTTCAACAGCCCTGCCAGATGCTGATCGTAAAGGAACCCAGCCCCGGCAGGTATGAATTTGACTGGTCCCTGGTAAAACGGTTTGTAGCCATGTGCAGGGAACTGGGATATAAAAAGTTTGAGTGGGCGCATCTCTGGTTATACTGGGGGGTACAGAACGCCATGCATATTTACAAAAAAGAAGGGGATGCATATCGCCTTTTGTGGGATGAAAACCTTCCGGCAACATCCGGCATTTATATTAATTTTTTAAAGCAGTACCTGCCCAGCCTGCATGATTTTTTGCTAAAGGAAAATATGTTGAATGATTCGTATTTCCACCTATCAGATGAGCCCTGGTCGGAACACATAGATAATTATAAAAAAGCAAGGGATATCCTGCGCCGGCTGGCACCCTGGATGAAGGTGATGGATGCTTTAAGCGACGTACGTTATGGAAGGGAGCACCTGACCGACATCCCTGTGCCGATCATCAGTTCCGATGAAGCTTACCGGAAAGAAAATATTCCGCATTGGGTCTATTTCTGTACCGGCCCCCGCAATAAGTGGCTGAACCGGTTATATGATACACCTCTGGCTAAAATACGCATGAGCGGCTGGCTGTTTTATCGTTTAAAGGCGCAGGGATTTTTACACTGGGGATATAATTTCTGGTATAAGCTGGATCGCGAAGAAGCCGGCGATCCTTTTACAGAAGGAGCCGCCTATGCCTATCCCGGCATTGCAGCCGGTGATCCCTTTGCCGTTTATCCCGGTCCTGACGGACCTTATGATTCCATACGATGGGAAGTATTTTCAGAATCCTTACAGGACTATGCGATCCTGCAAACAGCAGGCGTTCAACCGGATGATGTATTGCTTTCCGCCCTTCATTCTTATGAAGATTTTCCAAAAAGCGAGCAATGGATCAATGAAGCGTTAAAAAAAGTGTTCAATAAGGATCAATAG
- a CDS encoding DUF1735 domain-containing protein, whose product MKNKTGFVIMCIAALLASCDKYHSGISDPAAYSNVYMPRAVVNNPYITGLPLADTTYTFPYSAYLGGPLTEGKDLTIRFDVNKALVDSFNLRHNTTYELLPAGSYQFEKTAVISSGQRSTPALTLHIKTGDVNPFQAYMLPLGVTDADGQKINKTNGTTYYIFTRSYMAAIEERQQALSLGDALDWNDKNRIIMARGTQNTLVVRYKDNTVHVYTPNADGTFAPESRLLTETWPQIKWPDAENLYYINETDAVIRNTPYWAGLFYMQWKPDLTMQNASPEWTQWWLGDFWDKYTTIIPFKNYFLLVDKSTGDLLRQPLLSRVEAAKTTVGTGFANYRQVLAWGDYLLALEQEGNLWLYKMAADAVPGDKILVGTGWNQYEKIAVIGKDILALDTQGDVYRYKFDPTPYLH is encoded by the coding sequence ATGAAAAATAAAACAGGTTTTGTCATTATGTGTATAGCCGCATTGCTTGCATCCTGTGATAAATATCATAGTGGTATCAGTGATCCTGCTGCTTATAGTAATGTATACATGCCGCGGGCCGTGGTGAATAATCCTTATATAACGGGGCTTCCGCTGGCAGATACTACATACACGTTTCCTTATAGCGCATATCTGGGTGGGCCACTAACGGAAGGCAAGGATTTAACAATCCGCTTTGATGTTAACAAAGCGCTGGTGGATAGTTTTAATCTCCGGCACAATACCACGTATGAACTGTTGCCGGCCGGAAGCTACCAGTTTGAGAAAACCGCAGTCATCTCTTCCGGTCAGCGATCAACTCCTGCGCTTACCCTGCATATTAAAACAGGGGATGTCAACCCCTTTCAGGCGTATATGCTGCCCCTTGGTGTTACAGATGCAGATGGACAAAAAATCAACAAAACCAATGGCACTACTTACTATATTTTTACCCGTTCTTATATGGCAGCTATTGAAGAGCGCCAACAAGCACTGTCTCTGGGTGATGCTTTGGACTGGAATGATAAAAACAGGATCATAATGGCACGTGGTACGCAGAACACCCTGGTGGTGCGCTATAAAGACAACACGGTTCATGTATACACACCCAATGCAGATGGCACTTTTGCCCCTGAATCCAGATTGCTTACTGAAACCTGGCCTCAAATAAAATGGCCTGATGCGGAAAACCTGTATTATATAAATGAAACCGATGCGGTAATCCGGAATACGCCCTATTGGGCCGGACTGTTTTATATGCAATGGAAGCCCGACCTTACTATGCAAAATGCCAGTCCGGAATGGACTCAGTGGTGGCTGGGCGATTTCTGGGATAAGTATACAACGATTATACCGTTTAAAAACTATTTCTTACTGGTAGACAAGAGTACTGGTGATTTATTACGGCAACCACTGCTTTCAAGAGTTGAAGCAGCCAAAACCACCGTGGGAACGGGGTTTGCTAATTACAGGCAGGTGCTGGCATGGGGTGATTATTTACTGGCACTGGAACAGGAAGGAAATTTATGGTTATACAAAATGGCCGCCGATGCAGTTCCGGGAGATAAAATACTGGTTGGTACCGGCTGGAACCAGTATGAAAAAATAGCAGTGATAGGCAAGGATATATTGGCGCTGGATACACAAGGAGATGTATATCGTTATAAATTTGACCCAACGCCGTATCTCCATTAA
- a CDS encoding RagB/SusD family nutrient uptake outer membrane protein: protein MRKKCLLIIITACMLVSCKRYLDKTPDEDLTLKDVFTNRLYTQAFLTSMYAGQPWDINPVDPPNHAPWTGSSDEMEITYPGSYVHYMNRGGWNAQNILDCWQFAYQTIRKADLFLENIDQLPLQEGYTQEDKDHWIGEARFLRAYDNFCVFRLYGPMPIMDMAMNPNDDFKNIGRSTIDSCVDYIVKDCDVAAGLLPITVTSDKLGRATRAAALALKARVLLYAASPLFNGNADFKDFKSPDGRALFPQAFDAGKWKLAADAAKACIDACESAGYGLYTAPGNDPVENYTNLFLQNNNKEVLWAMNFQAFQHLERCSSPISYGGYSILSVSQQLIDAYRDTLGRSMITGYNADGSPVINTATGYTENGFAAGAGKYWEAGVSNMYINREPRFYASIHYSGAKWKGSAIQMYFSGKDGASKNTTDFSKTGYVLRKFANPLINIQTNTGWDLKTFIIFRLGEQYLNYAEALNESQGPVTDVYKYVNAIRNRSGLPNLSTGLTKDQMREQIWLERRIELAFEGHRYFDCRRWKIAAKTNNGNLYGLSINNGTSQQDPSFYKRAVADKRIFVAPRDYFWPVPQSELDKDPNLLQSMYW, encoded by the coding sequence ATGAGAAAAAAATGCTTACTCATCATCATTACTGCATGCATGCTGGTTTCCTGCAAGCGGTATCTGGACAAAACCCCTGATGAAGATCTTACATTAAAAGATGTGTTTACCAATCGTCTTTATACACAGGCCTTTCTTACTTCCATGTATGCAGGGCAACCCTGGGATATCAACCCCGTTGATCCACCCAACCATGCACCCTGGACGGGATCTTCTGATGAGATGGAGATCACATATCCCGGTAGTTATGTGCATTACATGAACAGAGGCGGCTGGAACGCGCAGAATATTTTGGATTGCTGGCAGTTTGCCTACCAAACAATACGGAAAGCGGATCTGTTCCTGGAAAATATTGATCAACTACCCCTGCAGGAAGGATATACACAGGAAGACAAAGATCACTGGATCGGAGAAGCCCGATTTTTAAGAGCGTATGATAATTTTTGTGTGTTCCGGCTGTATGGCCCGATGCCGATAATGGATATGGCAATGAACCCCAACGATGATTTCAAGAATATCGGCCGCTCCACCATTGATTCCTGTGTAGACTATATTGTAAAAGATTGTGATGTGGCTGCAGGATTATTGCCAATTACGGTAACCAGCGATAAATTAGGCAGAGCCACCAGGGCGGCTGCACTGGCACTAAAGGCCAGGGTATTATTATATGCTGCAAGCCCGTTATTTAACGGGAATGCAGATTTTAAAGACTTTAAAAGCCCTGATGGAAGAGCACTTTTCCCGCAGGCCTTTGATGCCGGTAAATGGAAACTGGCAGCAGATGCTGCCAAAGCCTGTATTGATGCCTGTGAAAGCGCAGGATATGGTTTGTACACGGCACCAGGTAATGATCCTGTGGAAAACTACACCAACCTGTTTTTGCAAAATAATAATAAAGAAGTGCTTTGGGCAATGAATTTCCAGGCCTTTCAGCACCTGGAGCGTTGTTCCAGTCCTATAAGTTATGGAGGCTATTCCATTTTATCGGTATCACAGCAATTAATAGATGCTTACCGGGACACACTGGGCCGCAGCATGATTACAGGGTACAATGCGGATGGTTCTCCTGTCATTAATACGGCCACAGGTTATACAGAGAATGGTTTTGCTGCCGGAGCTGGTAAATACTGGGAAGCAGGTGTAAGTAATATGTATATAAACAGGGAACCCCGTTTTTATGCCAGCATTCATTATTCCGGCGCTAAATGGAAAGGGTCGGCCATACAAATGTATTTTTCAGGTAAAGATGGGGCTTCTAAAAATACTACGGATTTCTCCAAAACCGGGTATGTACTGAGAAAATTTGCCAACCCACTGATCAATATTCAAACCAACACGGGATGGGATCTGAAAACTTTTATAATCTTCCGTTTAGGAGAACAATATTTAAATTATGCGGAGGCACTGAATGAAAGTCAGGGACCAGTTACAGACGTTTACAAATATGTAAATGCCATAAGAAACCGTTCCGGGCTGCCGAACCTTTCAACCGGCCTTACTAAAGATCAGATGCGTGAGCAAATATGGCTGGAACGCAGAATAGAACTGGCGTTCGAGGGGCACCGGTATTTCGATTGCCGGCGATGGAAGATTGCAGCCAAAACCAACAATGGCAACCTGTATGGGCTGAGCATTAACAACGGTACCTCGCAACAGGACCCTTCTTTTTACAAACGCGCTGTTGCAGACAAACGGATTTTTGTTGCACCCAGAGATTACTTCTGGCCCGTGCCGCAATCAGAACTGGATAAAGACCCCAACCTTTTACAAAGCATGTATTGGTAA
- a CDS encoding SusC/RagA family TonB-linked outer membrane protein, whose amino-acid sequence MIALLIIHQPVWAATKKAASFPGNNTFFFQDTIPEKSWVLKGTITDETKKPIPGASVNFTRAGARSTLSDLNGNFMVEMHNESDTLEISFVGYLTQKIAPGNLNNIAITMHPDEASQKMNEVVVVGYGTQKKLTVTGAVSEVQVAQLQQVAAPSLSNAIGGKLPGIITRQSSGEPGYDQAQVFIRGVATFTGSQAPLVLVDGVERDMNNITTEEIESFTILKDASATAVYGVRGANGVILINTKKGKIGKPAITLRTEAAQLTSLRLPEYIDGTQYAGLLNEALEHVGLAPQYTPEDLQKYADGSDPYFHPNIDWTNTILKKHTYQTMNNLSVSGGTEIVKYYTNVGFLLQSGIYKTDGLNQYNTNANVKRYNFRSNIDVNLSKSLSMTVGLGAIIQNGHYPGSSAPDIFSSLGVISPIQYPVTNPDGSVAGGASYLGRNPWALVTQHGYSDQARHTLQSTFGVKWDLSRLVTKGLSINGKFAYDYYNFSGINRIKDYEIKQYLGKDEATGEDRYNVVREGGTLGYAPFTSGNNRNSYIETTVNYQRTFAGKHDVNGLLLFNQNEYTNLVADGSINGLPYRRRGYAGRATYAYNNRYLVEFDFGVNGSENFPPGKRFGFFPSVSAGWIVSNEKFWNTDVINQLKIRGSYGKVGNDQIGGTRFLYLTRVTKNANTYWFGSSQQAFPGYDEGQIGVPDITWESSLKKNIGADISLFSSIIQLQVDAFHERRTGILMQRQTIPFVSGFFPWIIPYGNLGEVKNKGIDASLKIQNKPAGDGVYYSIIGNFTYAHNEVIENDEPVKHVPYQSGKGHPIGAPYGLQAIGLFQNQEEIDQSPLQQFASTVYPGDIRFMDVNGDGVVNADDYMYLNGYPRTPEIVYGFGGTVAWKGVDLSAFFSGAARTSIFIVGPSIYPFLRGPGSYNILEEYYNNRWTPDNPDARYPAATPTNNSNNFQNSSQYLRNAAYLRLKNAEVGYSFPPGLIKRYRLSALRIFINGTNLLTFDHLKFLDPESNNGTNNGDGSNLGMYPLQRSLNFGLQINFN is encoded by the coding sequence ATGATTGCTTTGCTGATCATTCACCAGCCGGTATGGGCGGCAACTAAAAAGGCGGCGTCTTTCCCAGGCAATAACACCTTTTTTTTTCAGGATACGATCCCTGAAAAAAGCTGGGTATTAAAAGGGACTATAACGGACGAAACCAAAAAACCAATACCCGGAGCTTCTGTTAATTTCACCCGGGCAGGCGCCCGCAGTACGCTTTCTGATCTGAACGGAAATTTTATGGTTGAAATGCATAATGAATCCGACACGTTGGAAATTTCCTTTGTAGGGTACCTTACCCAAAAGATAGCTCCCGGCAATCTGAACAATATTGCCATTACAATGCACCCCGATGAGGCCTCCCAGAAAATGAACGAAGTGGTGGTGGTGGGGTATGGAACCCAAAAGAAACTTACGGTAACCGGCGCCGTGTCAGAGGTACAGGTGGCACAGTTACAGCAGGTAGCAGCACCTTCATTATCTAACGCTATTGGTGGAAAATTACCGGGGATCATTACCCGGCAAAGCAGCGGGGAACCGGGGTACGATCAGGCGCAGGTTTTTATACGGGGTGTGGCCACATTTACAGGAAGCCAGGCCCCGCTGGTGTTGGTAGATGGCGTGGAAAGGGATATGAATAATATTACTACTGAGGAAATTGAAAGTTTTACCATATTAAAAGATGCATCAGCAACTGCCGTATACGGGGTAAGAGGCGCTAACGGGGTGATTCTGATTAATACCAAAAAAGGAAAGATCGGTAAACCCGCAATTACCTTAAGAACCGAGGCCGCACAGCTGACCTCTCTTCGCCTGCCGGAGTATATTGATGGAACACAATATGCGGGCCTGCTGAATGAAGCATTGGAACATGTAGGGCTGGCCCCGCAATATACGCCGGAAGATTTGCAGAAGTATGCAGATGGCAGCGACCCTTATTTTCATCCGAATATAGACTGGACCAATACGATCCTGAAAAAGCATACTTATCAGACTATGAACAACCTGAGCGTTTCCGGAGGTACCGAAATTGTAAAGTATTATACGAATGTAGGTTTTCTGCTGCAATCCGGAATTTATAAAACGGATGGCCTGAATCAGTACAACACCAATGCAAATGTAAAGCGGTATAATTTCCGTTCGAATATTGATGTGAATCTTTCAAAAAGTCTGAGTATGACTGTAGGTCTGGGTGCGATCATTCAGAATGGCCATTATCCCGGGTCAAGTGCCCCGGATATTTTCAGTTCTCTTGGCGTGATTTCCCCCATTCAATATCCTGTTACCAATCCGGACGGATCTGTTGCCGGTGGTGCCTCCTATCTGGGCAGAAATCCCTGGGCGCTTGTTACTCAGCATGGTTATTCCGATCAGGCCAGGCATACACTGCAAAGTACTTTTGGTGTAAAATGGGATTTGTCCCGGTTGGTTACAAAAGGATTAAGCATTAACGGAAAATTTGCTTATGACTACTACAATTTTAGTGGCATTAACCGGATCAAGGATTATGAAATAAAACAATACCTGGGAAAGGATGAGGCCACCGGAGAAGACCGGTATAATGTTGTCCGGGAAGGAGGCACACTGGGCTATGCCCCGTTCACATCTGGTAATAACCGGAATTCCTATATTGAAACTACTGTGAATTATCAAAGAACATTTGCCGGCAAACATGACGTAAATGGCCTGTTGTTGTTCAACCAGAATGAGTATACTAATTTGGTTGCAGATGGTTCTATTAATGGACTGCCTTACAGAAGAAGAGGCTACGCGGGAAGAGCAACATATGCTTATAATAACCGCTATCTTGTCGAGTTTGATTTTGGGGTTAATGGTTCAGAAAATTTTCCTCCCGGAAAACGTTTTGGTTTTTTCCCTTCCGTTTCTGCCGGCTGGATCGTTTCTAATGAAAAATTCTGGAATACAGATGTGATCAATCAATTAAAGATCCGTGGTTCTTATGGTAAAGTCGGAAATGATCAGATAGGCGGTACCCGTTTCCTGTACCTGACCCGGGTCACTAAAAATGCCAATACTTATTGGTTCGGTTCCAGTCAGCAGGCATTTCCGGGATATGATGAAGGCCAGATCGGCGTACCGGATATTACCTGGGAATCTTCTCTGAAAAAGAATATAGGAGCAGACATCAGCCTGTTTAGCAGCATAATTCAATTACAGGTAGATGCCTTTCATGAAAGAAGAACAGGTATATTAATGCAACGGCAAACGATTCCCTTTGTGTCAGGTTTTTTCCCCTGGATCATTCCCTATGGCAACCTGGGTGAAGTAAAAAACAAGGGAATAGATGCAAGTCTGAAAATCCAGAACAAACCGGCAGGTGATGGCGTTTATTATTCCATCATAGGTAATTTTACCTATGCACATAATGAGGTGATTGAAAATGACGAGCCGGTAAAGCATGTACCGTACCAATCAGGCAAAGGCCATCCTATCGGGGCTCCTTACGGATTACAGGCAATCGGTCTTTTTCAGAATCAGGAAGAGATTGACCAGAGCCCGCTGCAGCAGTTTGCCAGTACTGTTTACCCGGGAGACATCCGGTTTATGGATGTAAATGGAGATGGGGTGGTAAATGCTGATGATTATATGTATCTGAACGGGTATCCCCGTACGCCCGAAATTGTGTATGGTTTTGGAGGCACTGTAGCCTGGAAAGGGGTGGATTTGAGTGCGTTTTTTTCAGGCGCCGCAAGAACCAGTATCTTTATAGTAGGTCCGTCTATATATCCTTTTTTAAGAGGGCCGGGTAGTTATAATATACTGGAGGAATATTATAACAACCGGTGGACGCCCGATAATCCGGATGCGCGTTATCCGGCAGCCACGCCTACTAATAATTCCAATAATTTTCAGAATTCTTCGCAGTATCTGAGAAATGCGGCCTATCTGCGGTTAAAAAATGCAGAAGTTGGGTATAGCTTTCCTCCGGGATTGATAAAGCGATACCGCTTGAGTGCTTTGAGGATTTTTATCAATGGAACCAACCTGCTTACGTTTGATCACCTGAAGTTCCTGGATCCGGAATCCAATAATGGTACCAATAATGGAGATGGCAGTAACCTGGGTATGTACCCGCTGCAACGTTCCCTGAATTTTGGATTACAAATCAATTTTAATTAG